The Nonlabens spongiae genome contains a region encoding:
- a CDS encoding HYC_CC_PP family protein has protein sequence MLWIKNIVLSLQCFLVLASGTSFTVYKHFCLSALKDISVILLADGCGMEIMSRDSQGFCEVLKTPCCHDEQELIDGQDTLKIDSSTPELSKAAFYSASTAFGNSFQALPVVSQLFIPFPNPPPRHSQPLFIVFEQIIV, from the coding sequence ATGTTGTGGATCAAAAATATCGTACTCTCGCTGCAGTGCTTTTTAGTGCTGGCATCGGGCACTTCATTTACGGTCTATAAGCATTTTTGCCTTTCGGCACTTAAAGATATTTCGGTCATTCTCCTAGCTGACGGTTGTGGGATGGAAATCATGTCTCGCGATAGCCAGGGTTTTTGTGAAGTTTTAAAAACGCCTTGCTGTCATGATGAACAGGAACTTATCGATGGTCAGGACACGCTTAAGATAGATTCTTCAACTCCTGAGCTTTCTAAGGCTGCCTTTTATTCAGCGTCCACGGCTTTTGGTAATAGTTTCCAAGCTCTGCCTGTTGTTAGTCAGCTTTTCATTCCATTTCCCAATCCGCCACCTCGACATTCACAACCTTTATTCATTGTATTTGAGCAGATCATAGTGTAG
- a CDS encoding glycosyltransferase family 2 protein: protein MNTPPIIRVVIPAFNEEDSIQHVIKDIPDVVEEIVVCSNNSTDATVKNARQAGATVVEEPRPGYGYACLKALDYIERSRFQTDIIVFLDGDYSDYPEHLPELVQPILENDIDLVIGARVSRFRESGSMTTPQIFGNWLATTLMKFMFGSKFSDLGPFRAIKYEKLLELNMEDKTYGWTVEMQLKALKKDFSYTEIPVRYRNRIGVSKVSGTLKGAIFAGVKILTWIFKYGFKK from the coding sequence TTGAACACTCCGCCCATCATACGAGTTGTCATTCCCGCATTCAACGAGGAAGATAGTATCCAGCATGTCATTAAAGACATACCTGATGTAGTCGAAGAAATTGTAGTTTGTAGCAATAATTCCACTGACGCTACCGTAAAAAACGCGCGACAAGCGGGTGCCACCGTGGTTGAAGAGCCTCGCCCGGGATATGGCTACGCCTGCCTAAAAGCCTTGGACTATATTGAAAGATCACGCTTTCAAACTGATATCATCGTCTTCCTTGACGGCGATTATAGCGATTATCCAGAGCATCTTCCTGAATTGGTTCAACCTATTCTAGAAAATGACATTGATCTTGTGATAGGTGCAAGGGTGTCTCGCTTTCGCGAAAGCGGGTCCATGACCACTCCACAAATTTTTGGAAATTGGCTAGCTACTACATTAATGAAATTCATGTTTGGATCAAAGTTCTCTGATCTAGGCCCCTTTAGAGCCATTAAGTATGAAAAATTGCTTGAGCTCAATATGGAAGACAAAACTTATGGCTGGACAGTAGAAATGCAACTAAAAGCACTCAAGAAAGATTTTTCATACACAGAAATTCCCGTGCGATACCGCAATAGAATAGGGGTTTCAAAGGTTTCAGGCACGCTCAAAGGTGCTATCTTTGCAGGTGTTAAAATTTTAACATGGATATTCAAATACGGGTTTAAGAAATGA
- a CDS encoding NHL repeat-containing protein: MKYILVIVALIFLGCKETQEQSVTQDVAPEWEYSRTITVDGVNPIGITTYGNSFILSDGDHNRIVYVDTAGAILRESDGFERPMHIDYGAFADQKYLLIPEYGKDSVAQMYGKQKNYLELNDSLDAPAAAAISKDHIAIADFYNNRILVKSKDSLWSFGVEGKNDGEFYYPTDVQIFGDQIFVADAYNHRGQVFDLYGKHLATFAENDSLNAATGIYKSKGQIALTDFENDRVMIYSNNFQKKQALSENVHKPTDVLIIGDSLLYITNYRNGELVEYRMQE, from the coding sequence ATGAAATATATACTTGTTATAGTAGCCTTGATTTTCTTGGGTTGTAAAGAAACTCAAGAGCAGTCGGTTACTCAAGATGTTGCTCCTGAATGGGAGTATTCACGCACGATTACTGTTGATGGGGTCAATCCCATAGGAATCACAACCTATGGAAACTCTTTTATTCTAAGCGATGGCGATCATAACAGAATTGTTTATGTAGATACTGCCGGCGCAATCCTTAGAGAAAGTGATGGTTTTGAGCGACCTATGCATATTGATTACGGTGCGTTTGCTGATCAAAAGTATCTTTTGATTCCTGAGTACGGGAAGGACAGCGTGGCACAGATGTACGGCAAGCAAAAGAACTATCTTGAGTTGAATGATTCTCTAGATGCGCCCGCCGCAGCAGCTATTTCTAAAGACCATATCGCGATCGCTGATTTTTATAATAATAGAATTTTAGTGAAGAGTAAGGATAGTCTGTGGAGTTTTGGAGTAGAGGGTAAGAATGATGGCGAATTCTATTACCCAACAGATGTTCAGATTTTTGGCGATCAAATTTTTGTTGCAGATGCCTATAATCATCGTGGGCAGGTTTTTGACCTTTATGGAAAACACCTAGCTACTTTTGCTGAAAACGACTCCTTAAATGCAGCTACAGGGATTTACAAATCAAAAGGTCAAATCGCTTTAACTGATTTTGAGAATGATCGAGTCATGATTTATTCAAATAATTTTCAGAAAAAGCAGGCTTTAAGTGAAAACGTCCATAAACCTACTGATGTGCTGATAATTGGGGACAGCTTACTCTATATAACAAATTATAGGAATGGCGAGTTAGTAGAGTATAGAATGCAAGAATAA
- the der gene encoding ribosome biogenesis GTPase Der produces the protein MSIVAIVGRPNVGKSTLFNRLIQRREAITDAVSGVTRDRHYGKSDWNGREFSLIDTGGYAIGTDDVFEAEIDKQVELAIDEADVILFMVNAEDGVTAMDEDVAKLVRRVKKPVMLVVNKVDNHQREQDAYEFYNLGLGDYYSISSINGNGTGDLLDALVDKLPDTVEEDNEELPKFAVVGRPNAGKSSFINALIGEDRYIVTDIAGTTRDSIHTRYNRFGFEFNLIDTAGIRRKKKVKEDLEFYSVMRSVRAIEHADVVMVVLDATRGFDGQVQNIFWLAERNRKGIVILVNKWDLVDKETNTAKEYEAMVREQIAPFTDVPIIFMSVLNKQRIYKAIETAVEVYKNRSKKIKTSKLNEVMLPLIEQYPPPSLKGKFVKIKYVMQLPTSQPQFAFFCNLPQYVRDPYKRYLENKLRENFDFTGVPVSVYMRKK, from the coding sequence ATGAGTATAGTGGCTATCGTGGGACGTCCCAACGTAGGGAAATCTACCCTGTTCAATAGATTAATTCAGCGTAGGGAAGCGATAACTGATGCGGTGAGCGGCGTGACACGAGATCGTCATTACGGCAAAAGTGACTGGAACGGTCGGGAATTTTCGCTGATCGATACCGGTGGCTATGCGATAGGCACAGATGATGTTTTTGAGGCAGAAATCGATAAACAGGTAGAACTTGCCATAGATGAGGCAGACGTTATCCTGTTTATGGTGAATGCTGAGGATGGAGTTACCGCAATGGATGAAGACGTGGCAAAACTTGTGCGACGTGTCAAGAAACCTGTGATGCTTGTGGTCAACAAAGTAGATAACCATCAGCGAGAACAAGATGCCTATGAATTTTATAATCTAGGATTAGGCGACTATTATTCTATTTCTAGTATCAATGGAAATGGAACTGGTGATTTGCTAGATGCTTTGGTAGATAAGTTGCCTGACACGGTTGAAGAAGACAATGAAGAGCTGCCCAAATTTGCCGTGGTAGGTCGACCCAATGCTGGGAAGTCTTCTTTTATTAACGCCCTTATAGGTGAAGACCGTTACATAGTAACTGATATTGCTGGTACGACTCGGGATAGTATTCATACCCGTTACAACCGTTTTGGTTTTGAATTTAACTTGATAGATACGGCAGGAATACGTCGCAAGAAAAAGGTAAAGGAAGATCTAGAATTCTATAGCGTGATGCGTAGTGTGAGGGCCATCGAGCATGCAGATGTGGTGATGGTGGTTCTAGATGCTACTCGAGGCTTTGACGGTCAGGTTCAGAACATATTTTGGCTCGCTGAGCGCAATCGCAAGGGCATAGTCATTTTAGTCAATAAATGGGATCTTGTAGACAAGGAAACCAATACAGCCAAAGAATATGAAGCCATGGTACGTGAACAGATCGCACCTTTTACTGACGTACCGATCATTTTCATGTCGGTTCTTAATAAGCAACGTATTTACAAAGCCATAGAAACCGCGGTAGAAGTCTACAAAAACCGCAGCAAAAAAATAAAAACTAGTAAATTGAATGAGGTAATGTTGCCGCTTATTGAGCAATATCCACCACCATCGCTAAAAGGGAAATTTGTAAAAATTAAATATGTAATGCAATTGCCCACCTCGCAACCCCAGTTTGCATTTTTCTGTAACCTACCTCAGTATGTCCGTGATCCTTATAAAAGATACCTTGAGAATAAACTGCGTGAAAACTTTGATTTTACCGGTGTTCCCGTGAGTGTATACATGCGTAAGAAGTAA
- a CDS encoding polyprenyl synthetase family protein — protein MKVTEQIKQPIAHEMELFEQKFSLSMQSKIPLLNRITHFIVNRKGKQMRPMFVFLVAKMIGKGQVNDRTYRGASVIELIHTATLVHDDVVDDSFKRRGFFSINALWKNKIAVLVGDYLLSKGLLLSIDNKDFDLLQIISVAVREMSEGELLQIEKARRLDITEDVYYDIIRMKTATLIAACCSLGACAVAPESVDVEKMRKFGELIGIAFQIKDDLFDYGNERIGKPTGIDIKEQKMTLPLIHSINTADDKNKRWLINSIKKHNRDKKRVKEVIAYVKQNGGLDYAVKSMYEYKYEALKILNTYPDSEYKSSLQLMVDYVIDREK, from the coding sequence GTGAAAGTAACGGAGCAGATCAAGCAGCCCATCGCGCATGAAATGGAACTTTTTGAACAAAAGTTCAGTCTTTCCATGCAGTCCAAAATACCGCTCCTTAATAGGATCACTCACTTTATCGTTAACAGGAAGGGAAAACAAATGCGGCCCATGTTTGTATTTCTCGTGGCTAAAATGATAGGTAAAGGCCAGGTAAATGACCGTACATATCGTGGTGCCTCCGTTATCGAGCTTATCCACACCGCAACACTTGTTCATGACGACGTAGTAGATGACAGCTTTAAGCGGCGTGGTTTCTTCTCTATTAATGCGCTCTGGAAAAACAAGATTGCCGTGCTGGTAGGAGACTACTTGCTTTCAAAGGGTCTCTTATTGAGTATCGATAATAAAGATTTTGACCTGCTGCAGATCATAAGTGTTGCCGTACGTGAAATGAGTGAAGGCGAGCTATTACAAATCGAGAAGGCCAGACGTCTAGATATTACAGAAGATGTCTATTATGATATTATCCGTATGAAAACGGCTACACTCATAGCAGCATGCTGTAGCTTAGGAGCGTGCGCAGTAGCTCCAGAAAGTGTGGATGTGGAAAAAATGCGCAAATTTGGCGAACTCATCGGTATTGCTTTTCAAATCAAAGACGACTTGTTTGATTATGGTAACGAGCGCATTGGGAAACCCACTGGAATTGACATCAAGGAACAAAAAATGACGCTCCCCTTGATCCACTCCATCAACACGGCAGATGATAAAAATAAAAGGTGGCTCATCAACAGTATTAAAAAACACAATCGCGACAAGAAACGGGTCAAGGAAGTGATTGCCTACGTTAAGCAAAACGGTGGGCTAGACTACGCAGTAAAGTCGATGTATGAGTACAAGTACGAGGCTCTCAAGATTTTGAATACCTATCCCGATTCAGAGTATAAGAGCTCTCTTCAACTCATGGTAGATTACGTTATCGACCGTGAAAAATAA
- a CDS encoding heavy-metal-associated domain-containing protein, producing MKTINKTICLILMMVMGMSLQAQNNNRDLVEVQVDGLGCPFCAYGLEKKFKEFKGIDDIAIDIETGDFSFTYPTEKTISMKAVLDQVIRAGYTPNEAKITRANGAVVTTKSVEESKTIDMEEVSFYVNGTCGMCKSRIEKTLLGLDGLAVAEWDKEKKEVTVFHDPKRLSVEQMQQSLLAVGHDTDDDMATDKAYKNLPPCCKYKREVK from the coding sequence ATGAAAACAATAAATAAAACAATTTGCCTCATCTTGATGATGGTGATGGGCATGAGCTTACAAGCACAAAATAATAATAGAGATCTAGTCGAGGTTCAGGTAGATGGGCTAGGCTGTCCCTTCTGTGCCTATGGACTTGAGAAAAAGTTTAAAGAGTTCAAGGGTATCGATGACATTGCTATCGACATTGAGACTGGAGACTTCTCATTTACCTATCCCACGGAAAAAACGATCTCCATGAAAGCTGTTTTAGATCAAGTCATCAGAGCGGGTTATACCCCTAACGAAGCAAAAATCACGAGAGCAAACGGAGCAGTGGTTACTACAAAATCAGTTGAGGAATCTAAAACTATTGATATGGAAGAAGTTTCATTTTACGTGAATGGAACCTGTGGCATGTGTAAATCCAGAATAGAGAAAACCTTGCTGGGGCTGGATGGACTCGCAGTTGCTGAATGGGACAAGGAAAAGAAAGAGGTCACGGTTTTTCATGATCCCAAAAGACTCAGTGTTGAGCAAATGCAACAATCTCTACTTGCGGTAGGACATGACACAGACGATGATATGGCAACTGACAAGGCTTATAAAAACTTGCCACCGTGTTGTAAATATAAAAGAGAGGTAAAATGA
- a CDS encoding DUF1624 domain-containing protein, with protein sequence MDVIRALAIILMLEGHFIDTLLDPAYRDTGWVYDVWKYVRGMTAPTFFTITGFIFIYLLMKAREKDKDSKRIKKGVKRGLLLIALGYLLRAPFLSWMFGDYNNYFLVTDVLHILGASLLILITIYKLCAKNFTALAAVCLLGWASIFFMEPLYRDFDFSILPLAIANYFTKVNGSVFTLLPWIGYVFFGAALSYLFIVFETQKHFKKLFVVVGGVAALFLIFQSSEVLNDIYLLTDILMFKKMAYFNYLFPRLGNVLLLFTVLYSFNSQINFSLLSQIGQRTLSIYVFHFVLLYGSFTGLGLRQLIGQTLDPWQAAMGAVFFIVLISYVSLNDFGSNHFIYKKWKRWLRVYLYRFNKRLGIN encoded by the coding sequence ATTGACGTAATTAGAGCACTTGCTATCATTTTGATGCTTGAAGGGCACTTTATTGACACGCTTTTAGATCCCGCTTACCGCGATACCGGGTGGGTTTATGATGTCTGGAAATATGTGAGGGGTATGACCGCCCCTACTTTTTTCACCATCACCGGATTCATTTTTATTTACCTTTTGATGAAGGCTCGAGAAAAGGATAAGGATTCAAAAAGAATCAAAAAAGGCGTAAAAAGAGGTTTGCTGCTCATCGCTTTGGGTTATTTGCTGCGAGCACCATTCCTCAGCTGGATGTTTGGAGACTACAACAACTATTTCCTAGTGACTGACGTGCTTCACATTTTGGGAGCCTCATTACTTATTTTAATTACAATCTATAAATTATGTGCAAAAAATTTTACTGCTCTTGCGGCTGTCTGTTTGCTTGGCTGGGCATCGATATTTTTCATGGAGCCGCTATATCGGGATTTTGATTTCAGCATTTTGCCACTTGCGATAGCCAATTATTTTACTAAGGTAAATGGATCGGTTTTTACGCTGTTGCCTTGGATAGGCTACGTATTTTTCGGCGCTGCATTGAGCTACTTATTTATAGTATTTGAAACACAAAAGCATTTTAAAAAGCTGTTTGTGGTAGTCGGAGGGGTTGCGGCTTTATTTCTGATATTCCAGAGCTCAGAGGTTTTGAATGACATCTATCTCCTAACCGATATCTTGATGTTCAAAAAAATGGCTTATTTCAACTACCTATTTCCTAGACTTGGTAATGTTCTACTGCTCTTTACCGTTTTATACAGCTTTAATTCTCAGATAAATTTTTCTCTACTTTCCCAGATTGGGCAACGTACATTGTCTATTTATGTGTTTCATTTCGTTTTGCTGTACGGTAGCTTCACCGGTTTAGGGTTGCGACAGCTTATAGGTCAAACGCTCGATCCATGGCAAGCAGCAATGGGAGCGGTCTTTTTTATTGTACTCATCAGTTACGTGAGTTTGAACGACTTCGGTAGCAACCATTTTATTTACAAAAAATGGAAGCGGTGGTTGAGAGTATATCTATACAGATTTAATAAGAGGTTGGGTATTAACTAG
- a CDS encoding T9SS-dependent choice-of-anchor J family protein encodes MKKITLILALCSFSMSFAQITFSEDFQGLAPGDPLPAGWALFNVDGNTANANVNPAYSTDAWVVTADQDDANDITIQSTSWYDPPAASDDWVFTPAITPVAGDVLSWTARAQDPTFPDGYEVYVSTAQTTASALGTTPIFSTAAENPANTTRTFDMTPFVGQTVFISWRNISNDQFLLVLDDISVRVPLVADATPVASNIQYSQIPQAQGSPQGTSVEVFNNGDTQVTNAQVTLNVIDQSTSTTVYTETTAAQTIPAESSVVFTPTGFFPAAEGDYTYEFTATIAETDEVPGNDTLTQTLTVSDDIYARDNNTIDGSLGVGAGTAGEFGQQFDITTATTLTSISGLIRNTDLSRDGVVTTFNIYDTFLGVPNVLIATSDPFTINGADVLYTAALPAPGLPLAPGTYIAVVVEDTAVDNITVGTSNEVFTPGTTWAQFTGTPWGNNEDFGFEVSYIIRANFNNVLSIDENGDAAEFKISLYPNPVKDRIYINNSNSARLDSYNIYDTTGKQLLSGDYTEAQGINVENLSSGMYLVQIKGEFGEYSQQFVKE; translated from the coding sequence ATGAAAAAAATTACTTTGATTTTAGCTCTTTGCTCTTTTTCAATGAGCTTCGCACAAATTACCTTTAGCGAGGATTTCCAGGGTCTTGCTCCCGGTGATCCACTCCCTGCCGGTTGGGCGCTTTTTAATGTAGATGGCAATACAGCAAACGCTAATGTCAACCCTGCTTACTCAACTGATGCGTGGGTTGTGACTGCTGACCAAGATGATGCAAATGATATCACTATACAAAGCACAAGTTGGTATGATCCACCGGCAGCGTCTGATGACTGGGTTTTTACTCCAGCGATCACTCCTGTAGCTGGGGATGTCTTGAGTTGGACAGCGAGGGCTCAAGATCCTACTTTTCCTGATGGCTATGAGGTGTACGTTTCTACAGCTCAAACTACGGCAAGTGCCTTGGGAACCACTCCTATATTCTCTACTGCAGCTGAGAATCCTGCCAATACCACTCGGACGTTTGATATGACACCTTTCGTAGGACAAACAGTTTTCATCTCTTGGAGAAATATATCAAATGATCAGTTTTTGTTAGTGCTTGATGATATTTCAGTTAGAGTACCGCTTGTCGCAGATGCTACTCCTGTTGCCAGTAACATTCAATATTCACAGATTCCTCAAGCCCAAGGTTCTCCACAGGGAACTAGTGTTGAAGTATTCAATAATGGTGATACTCAAGTGACAAATGCTCAAGTTACACTTAACGTTATTGATCAGTCAACATCGACGACTGTCTACACAGAAACAACGGCAGCGCAAACCATCCCTGCGGAAAGTAGTGTAGTATTTACTCCTACTGGTTTCTTCCCGGCTGCAGAAGGGGATTACACTTATGAGTTCACTGCAACCATTGCAGAAACTGATGAGGTTCCTGGTAACGATACTTTGACCCAAACATTAACTGTAAGTGACGATATTTATGCGCGTGACAATAACACCATTGATGGTTCTCTAGGGGTAGGTGCTGGTACTGCTGGCGAATTTGGTCAGCAATTTGATATCACGACGGCGACGACTTTGACTTCTATTTCAGGTCTAATTCGCAATACAGATCTTTCGCGCGATGGAGTTGTAACAACATTCAATATTTACGATACTTTTTTAGGGGTGCCTAATGTCTTGATTGCAACAAGTGATCCTTTTACCATTAATGGTGCTGATGTGTTATATACAGCCGCCCTTCCAGCTCCTGGTCTGCCACTTGCTCCTGGAACTTATATCGCTGTCGTTGTTGAAGATACTGCGGTTGACAACATCACGGTAGGTACAAGTAACGAAGTTTTTACACCCGGAACGACTTGGGCGCAATTTACTGGTACACCATGGGGTAACAATGAAGATTTTGGTTTTGAGGTTAGTTATATCATAAGAGCTAACTTCAACAATGTCCTTTCAATTGATGAAAATGGTGATGCAGCTGAATTTAAAATATCACTTTACCCAAATCCCGTAAAGGATAGAATCTATATCAATAATTCTAACTCTGCTCGTCTGGATAGTTATAATATTTATGACACAACAGGTAAGCAACTGTTGAGCGGTGATTATACCGAGGCTCAAGGAATCAATGTTGAGAATCTTTCTTCTGGTATGTATCTAGTTCAGATCAAAGGTGAGTTCGGAGAATACTCACAGCAGTTTGTGAAAGAGTAG
- a CDS encoding glycosyltransferase 87 family protein, translating to MSSKSSNILGLVSIASVFLYAFFVSLSRKQFTLTALTYTILFVLLGIIYEVYRQHEKKGLSLFDKLAISKWQWSGGITALFLIGIALRGVFLFETPTLSQDFFRFIWDGHQLLNGFNPYTILPDEVINGDVSHIPHANYLYDNMGTLSSGNYTNYPPLNQFFFTVAAAIGGDNLLATVVSMRLIIIAADVMVFFYGVRLLQMLGRPAFLIMLYYLNPFTIIELTGNLHWEGVMASFLLLSIYFLFRQDRVKSAWMMGNGILLKLMPVITLPLLIRSLPWRKLVWYYLYISFVVICGFFPFISEELVNKYGSSVGLWFGKFEFNASIYYIVRAVGFEITGYNIIETAGKILPIITFLVVWLMALVRKNQYPEILLESIVFSFFTYLLLSTTVHPWYLTIPLLFSIFTRFRFMVLWSLLVFLSYFAYSQDDFKENMWLIAVQYLSVVSYLVYEFYFSSQKKSFKPLPSSNDLKLK from the coding sequence ATGTCCAGCAAATCTTCAAATATTTTAGGGCTGGTAAGTATCGCCAGTGTTTTTCTATATGCTTTTTTTGTCTCGCTTTCGCGAAAGCAATTTACCCTAACAGCCCTCACCTACACCATCTTATTTGTCCTTCTAGGTATTATCTACGAAGTCTACCGTCAACATGAGAAAAAAGGATTGTCACTTTTTGACAAACTCGCAATTTCAAAATGGCAATGGTCAGGAGGTATTACTGCTCTTTTTTTGATAGGAATAGCTCTGAGAGGCGTGTTTCTATTTGAAACACCCACTTTAAGTCAGGACTTTTTCAGATTTATCTGGGACGGTCACCAACTACTAAATGGTTTTAATCCGTACACCATCTTACCTGATGAGGTCATTAATGGTGATGTATCCCACATACCACATGCTAACTATCTTTATGATAACATGGGCACACTATCCAGTGGTAATTATACAAACTACCCACCACTCAATCAGTTTTTCTTTACGGTCGCTGCTGCAATAGGAGGCGATAACTTGCTGGCGACTGTGGTGAGCATGCGCTTAATCATCATAGCAGCTGATGTCATGGTGTTTTTTTATGGGGTACGATTACTGCAAATGCTGGGTCGTCCAGCTTTTTTAATCATGCTCTATTATTTAAACCCATTTACAATTATTGAACTTACCGGGAACTTGCATTGGGAGGGTGTAATGGCATCTTTTCTGTTGCTCTCTATATACTTCTTGTTCAGACAAGATCGTGTGAAGTCAGCTTGGATGATGGGCAATGGAATCCTTTTAAAATTAATGCCCGTGATTACGTTGCCACTGCTTATAAGGAGTTTGCCTTGGCGTAAACTGGTGTGGTATTACCTCTATATTTCTTTTGTTGTGATTTGCGGGTTTTTCCCTTTCATATCAGAAGAGCTTGTAAATAAGTATGGTTCAAGTGTGGGTTTGTGGTTTGGGAAATTTGAGTTTAACGCCAGCATATATTATATAGTCAGGGCGGTAGGCTTTGAAATCACTGGATATAACATCATTGAGACCGCAGGTAAAATCTTACCTATTATTACATTCCTCGTGGTTTGGCTTATGGCTCTCGTGCGCAAAAATCAATATCCAGAGATTTTATTAGAATCCATCGTGTTTTCTTTTTTTACTTACTTGTTGCTGTCCACCACAGTCCATCCTTGGTACCTGACCATACCACTGCTATTTTCCATTTTTACAAGATTTAGATTTATGGTCCTGTGGAGTCTTCTAGTTTTCCTGAGCTATTTTGCATATTCTCAGGATGATTTTAAAGAAAATATGTGGTTAATCGCTGTTCAATATTTATCTGTAGTAAGCTATTTGGTTTACGAATTTTACTTTTCATCTCAAAAGAAAAGCTTCAAACCATTACCCTCGAGCAATGATTTGAAGCTTAAATAA
- a CDS encoding cellulose synthase family protein → MILEWLCIIIYSASLIMILFYALAQLNLLINYLSAKKQKQNKICFQELSEDQIPYVTIQLPVFNELYVMERLLDNIAQIEYPREKLEIQVLDDSTDESLESTALHVERLQQLGLDIKHITRTDRSGFKAGALKEGLKAAKGKVIAIFDADFLPDADWLKKTVPYFTDEEVGVVQTRWAHLNRNFSILTQVQAFALDAHFTLEQTGRNSKGHFINFNGTAGIWRRETILDAGNWEGDTLTEDLDLSYRAQLKKWKFRYLEDVTTPAELPIVISAARSQQFRWNKGGAENFRKMFKRVIGSDLSFKSKLHGILHLLNSTMFLNVLIVAILSIPMLYIKNEYAHLKTYFIVMSFFVLSTIIFFICYWFMYRSTYGGGFKNFVSYIGMFFTFFSIAMGFSLHNSIAVIEGHLGKRSEFVRTPKFNLAAVGGNWRANKYLRKNLSPHVILEGILMLYFAFGMYSAFIVGDQGGDFGLFPFHLMLFIGFGFVFFRSLTDKT, encoded by the coding sequence ATGATACTGGAATGGTTATGTATTATCATTTATTCGGCTTCCCTGATCATGATTTTGTTTTATGCCCTGGCACAGCTGAACCTACTTATCAACTATCTGTCTGCCAAAAAACAGAAACAAAATAAAATCTGTTTTCAAGAACTCTCTGAAGATCAAATTCCTTACGTTACCATACAGCTTCCCGTGTTCAACGAGCTATATGTTATGGAGCGTTTGCTGGATAATATCGCACAAATCGAGTATCCCAGAGAAAAGCTGGAAATACAAGTACTGGATGACTCGACTGACGAGAGCCTTGAGAGTACCGCCTTACATGTAGAGCGTTTACAGCAATTAGGGCTGGATATAAAACACATTACCAGGACAGACCGCTCGGGTTTTAAAGCCGGTGCATTAAAAGAGGGACTTAAGGCCGCTAAGGGTAAGGTCATCGCGATCTTTGATGCCGACTTTCTACCAGATGCCGACTGGCTCAAAAAAACTGTTCCTTATTTCACTGATGAAGAAGTAGGCGTAGTACAGACTCGCTGGGCACATCTTAATCGTAATTTTTCTATTCTTACTCAGGTTCAAGCATTTGCGCTAGATGCTCATTTTACGCTGGAACAAACCGGGAGAAATTCAAAAGGTCACTTTATCAATTTTAATGGAACCGCAGGGATTTGGCGTAGGGAAACCATTCTGGATGCCGGAAACTGGGAGGGAGACACCCTTACAGAAGATCTAGATTTGAGTTACAGGGCGCAATTGAAAAAATGGAAGTTTAGGTATCTTGAAGATGTTACCACACCCGCTGAGCTTCCCATAGTCATAAGTGCAGCACGCTCTCAGCAGTTCCGCTGGAACAAGGGTGGGGCAGAGAACTTCAGAAAAATGTTCAAGAGGGTCATAGGTTCTGATCTCTCGTTTAAGTCAAAGCTGCATGGAATCTTACACCTTTTAAACAGCACCATGTTTCTCAACGTGCTCATCGTTGCTATCTTAAGTATTCCCATGCTTTACATCAAAAATGAATATGCTCACCTCAAGACGTATTTCATTGTCATGAGTTTCTTTGTATTGAGCACTATCATTTTCTTTATTTGCTACTGGTTCATGTACCGCAGTACCTATGGTGGTGGCTTCAAGAATTTTGTGAGTTACATAGGCATGTTTTTTACTTTTTTCTCGATTGCGATGGGCTTTTCATTGCACAACAGCATCGCTGTGATTGAAGGACACCTAGGAAAACGCAGCGAATTTGTGCGCACACCTAAATTTAATCTGGCAGCCGTAGGAGGCAACTGGCGCGCAAACAAGTATTTACGCAAGAACCTCAGCCCGCATGTTATACTTGAAGGTATTTTGATGCTCTATTTTGCGTTTGGTATGTATTCCGCATTTATAGTAGGCGATCAGGGAGGTGATTTCGGACTCTTCCCTTTCCACTTGATGTTATTTATAGGATTCGGATTTGTATTTTTCCGTAGCCTCACAGACAAGACTTGA